A genomic stretch from Halopiger aswanensis includes:
- the htpX gene encoding zinc metalloprotease HtpX, with protein sequence MQWQADWGLRARMFLTMFLLFALYIVFAGAIAAYMGGGLLVFALMFGGMSLVQYYFSDTLTLRSMGARTVSADEYPQLHATIERLSQQADLPKPKVAVVDSQVPNAFATGRNQKNAAVCVTTGIMTTLDEEELEGVLAHELAHVKNRDMMVMTIASFLSTIAFMIVRWGAFFGGGHGRGRQGGGGIVVAILVSLLVWIISYLLIRALSRYREYAADRGAAAITGNPSALASALMKISGRMDKVPKEDMREEAEMNAFFIIPIKSGVVGRLFSTHPPTEKRIEQLRSLEQEMATM encoded by the coding sequence ATGCAATGGCAGGCGGACTGGGGCCTTCGAGCCCGGATGTTCCTGACGATGTTTCTGCTGTTCGCGCTGTACATCGTCTTCGCGGGCGCGATTGCCGCATACATGGGTGGCGGACTACTGGTGTTCGCCCTCATGTTCGGCGGCATGTCCCTCGTCCAGTACTACTTCAGCGACACGCTCACCCTCCGCAGCATGGGGGCACGAACGGTATCGGCGGACGAATACCCGCAACTGCACGCCACGATCGAGCGCCTCTCGCAGCAGGCCGATCTCCCGAAGCCGAAGGTCGCGGTCGTCGACTCGCAGGTGCCGAACGCCTTCGCGACCGGCCGCAACCAGAAAAACGCCGCCGTCTGCGTGACGACCGGCATCATGACCACGTTGGACGAGGAGGAACTCGAGGGCGTGCTCGCCCACGAACTCGCCCACGTCAAAAATCGGGACATGATGGTGATGACGATCGCCTCGTTCCTCTCGACGATCGCGTTCATGATCGTCCGCTGGGGCGCGTTCTTCGGCGGCGGGCACGGCCGCGGCCGGCAGGGCGGGGGCGGCATCGTCGTCGCCATTCTGGTCTCGCTGCTCGTCTGGATCATCAGCTACCTGCTGATCCGGGCGCTCTCGCGGTACCGCGAGTACGCGGCCGACCGCGGCGCGGCCGCAATCACCGGCAACCCGTCGGCGCTGGCCTCGGCGCTGATGAAGATCTCCGGGCGGATGGACAAGGTGCCCAAGGAGGACATGCGCGAGGAGGCCGAGATGAACGCCTTCTTCATCATCCCCATCAAGTCCGGCGTCGTCGGCCGCCTCTTTAGCACCCACCCGCCGACCGAGAAGCGCATCGAACAACTGCGCTCCCTCGAGCAGGAAATGGCGACGATGTAG
- a CDS encoding 23S rRNA (uridine(2552)-2'-O)-methyltransferase: MTGRDHYYNKSKQEGYRSRAAYKLKQLDDLENVIDRGDAVVDLGAAPGGWLQVAAEKVGPEGRVVGVDLQRIKSFDDDIDDRIETIRGDMTEERTRDRVIDAADGKVDAVVSDMAPNMSGEYSLDQARSLHLARQAFETALELLDTGGDFVVKVFEGPDVDDFRADVEEEFQYVRATSPKASRDESSEVYFIAKGRLTAPVRPGDELEVEIEDVGNEGDGIASVEGYRLFVPATEEGETVEVRVDDVKPNFGFAQRIDRD, from the coding sequence ATGACAGGACGCGACCACTACTACAACAAGTCGAAACAGGAAGGCTACCGGAGCCGGGCGGCCTACAAGCTCAAACAACTCGACGACCTCGAGAACGTCATCGACCGCGGCGACGCGGTCGTCGACCTCGGTGCGGCCCCCGGCGGCTGGCTGCAGGTCGCCGCCGAGAAAGTCGGCCCCGAAGGCCGGGTCGTCGGCGTCGACCTCCAGCGGATCAAGTCGTTCGACGACGATATCGACGACCGCATCGAGACGATCCGCGGCGACATGACCGAGGAGCGCACGCGAGACCGCGTCATCGACGCCGCGGACGGGAAGGTCGACGCCGTCGTCTCGGACATGGCGCCCAACATGTCCGGCGAGTACTCGCTCGATCAGGCCCGCTCGCTGCACCTCGCCCGGCAGGCCTTCGAGACCGCCCTCGAGTTGCTCGACACCGGCGGCGACTTCGTCGTGAAGGTGTTCGAGGGCCCCGACGTCGACGATTTCCGGGCCGACGTCGAGGAGGAGTTCCAGTACGTCCGCGCGACCAGTCCGAAGGCCTCCCGGGACGAATCCTCGGAGGTGTACTTCATCGCGAAAGGCCGGCTCACCGCGCCCGTCCGACCGGGCGACGAACTCGAGGTCGAGATCGAAGACGTCGGCAACGAGGGCGACGGCATCGCTTCCGTCGAGGGCTACCGGCTGTTCGTCCCCGCGACGGAGGAAGGGGAGACGGTCGAGGTGCGGGTCGACGACGTCAAACCGAACTTCGGGTTCGCCCAGCGGATCGATCGGGATTAA
- a CDS encoding DNA polymerase sliding clamp, with protein sequence MFKAIVSAATLTSALDSVSVLVDECKIHLEEDGLEIRAVDPANVGMVDLSLDAAAFESYEADGGLIGVDLSRLEDIAGMAESGQLIQLELDEETRKLHIQIDGLEYTLALIDPDSIRQEPDIPDLDLPAEVILEGKDVNRSVTAADMVSDHIALGVDEGEEFFYVDAEGDTDDVHLELTREDLIDLQAGPAHSLFSLDYLKDMNKAIPSDAEVTLHLGEEFPVKMFFGFAEGQGQVTYMLAPRIQSD encoded by the coding sequence ATGTTCAAGGCCATCGTGAGCGCGGCAACGCTCACCAGCGCGCTCGATTCGGTGAGCGTGCTGGTCGACGAGTGCAAGATCCACCTCGAGGAAGACGGGCTCGAAATCCGGGCCGTCGATCCCGCCAACGTCGGGATGGTCGACCTCTCGCTCGACGCGGCTGCGTTCGAATCGTACGAAGCCGACGGCGGGCTGATCGGCGTCGACCTCTCGCGGCTCGAGGACATCGCGGGAATGGCTGAATCCGGCCAGCTCATCCAGCTCGAACTCGACGAAGAGACCCGCAAGCTCCACATCCAGATCGACGGGCTCGAGTACACCCTGGCGCTGATCGACCCTGACTCGATCCGCCAGGAACCCGACATTCCGGACCTCGATCTGCCCGCCGAGGTCATCCTCGAGGGCAAGGACGTCAACCGCTCGGTCACCGCAGCCGATATGGTCTCCGACCACATCGCGCTCGGCGTCGACGAGGGCGAGGAGTTCTTCTACGTCGACGCGGAGGGCGACACCGACGACGTCCACCTCGAGCTCACCCGTGAGGACCTGATCGACCTGCAGGCCGGCCCGGCCCACTCGCTGTTCTCGCTGGACTACCTGAAGGACATGAACAAGGCGATCCCCTCGGACGCCGAGGTAACGCTGCATCTGGGCGAGGAGTTCCCCGTCAAGATGTTCTTCGGCTTCGCGGAAGGGCAGGGTCAGGTCACCTACATGCTCGCGCCGCGCATCCAGAGCGACTGA
- the priL gene encoding DNA primase regulatory subunit PriL, whose translation MQRLHARYPFLEAARETVATETVDLATVVEQDGAVVDRARQRVITAIEDGTVGEPHRDARVELLSYPVARVLVSMVDERVLVRKYARAEAATAYDRFTADLEDTTELKSVDSTGLDLEDLLAEFDLQSAVRETAEGRNEYRIDVGTYVPLAEDLWEDGWRLVNQPLDRGAVPVDESDLLTLLREAIRTRIDDGLPFEVPDAIATTLEEEAAAIRDVLADLDLTREIDTVVPDLFPPCMKALLDQIQKGEHLPHHSRFAITAFLTSIGMTTDEIVELYRVNSSFGEEMTRYQTDHIRGDTSPTEYSPPSCATMQSYGDCVNKDDLCEQIPHPMAYYEERIDDADDDDLEDWREGAEESEAASGD comes from the coding sequence ATGCAGCGACTGCACGCCCGGTACCCGTTCCTCGAAGCCGCCCGCGAGACCGTGGCGACCGAAACGGTCGATTTGGCCACCGTCGTCGAACAGGACGGTGCCGTCGTCGATCGCGCCCGCCAACGCGTGATTACCGCCATCGAGGACGGAACGGTCGGCGAACCACACCGCGACGCCCGCGTCGAACTGCTCTCCTACCCCGTCGCGCGCGTCCTCGTCTCGATGGTCGACGAGCGCGTTCTCGTGCGCAAGTACGCCCGCGCCGAAGCCGCGACCGCCTACGACCGCTTTACGGCCGATCTCGAGGACACGACCGAACTCAAGAGCGTCGACTCGACCGGACTGGATCTCGAGGACCTGCTCGCGGAGTTCGACTTACAGAGCGCGGTCCGGGAGACCGCCGAGGGAAGGAACGAGTACCGGATCGACGTCGGCACGTACGTGCCGCTGGCCGAAGACCTCTGGGAGGACGGCTGGCGGCTCGTAAACCAGCCGCTCGACCGGGGCGCGGTCCCGGTCGACGAAAGCGATCTCCTGACGCTGTTGCGCGAGGCGATCCGCACCCGGATCGACGACGGTCTCCCCTTCGAGGTTCCCGATGCGATCGCCACGACGTTGGAAGAGGAGGCCGCAGCGATTCGAGACGTGCTCGCGGACCTCGATCTGACCCGCGAGATCGACACCGTCGTTCCCGACCTGTTCCCGCCCTGCATGAAGGCGCTGCTCGATCAGATCCAGAAGGGCGAACACCTGCCCCATCACTCCCGCTTCGCGATCACCGCCTTCCTGACGAGCATCGGGATGACCACCGACGAGATCGTCGAACTCTACCGCGTCAACTCGTCGTTCGGCGAGGAGATGACCCGCTACCAGACCGACCACATCCGGGGCGACACCTCGCCGACGGAGTACTCGCCGCCCTCCTGTGCGACGATGCAGTCCTACGGCGACTGCGTCAACAAGGACGACCTCTGCGAGCAGATCCCCCATCCGATGGCCTACTACGAGGAACGCATCGACGACGCGGACGACGACGACCTCGAGGACTGGCGCGAGGGCGCCGAGGAGAGCGAAGCCGCGAGCGGCGACTAG
- a CDS encoding alpha/beta fold hydrolase: MPRATRDDVSIYYEHEKGGGDGAADPVVLLQGLGFGRWMWRWQREALRDTHQVIAPDTRGTGRSDAGLPPLVPRLPGRLRTPLLSRFGYSVEGLAADLEAVLEDAGVRSAHIVGASLGGMVAQQYAVEYSRASSLTLLSTSHGGPDAAPIPEEIRQQLLASSGDGDRKRLRDSMRPAFSERFTNRNPHLMDRIVEWRREQDAGGPAQIAQAAAVSSFDVADRLGSIRVPTLILHGNDDRVVPPANARLLAERIPDAELEYVEGGSHCFFIERDDRVNESLLAFLEEQGREGRVGSTRR, encoded by the coding sequence ATGCCACGGGCGACGCGCGACGATGTGTCGATCTACTACGAGCACGAAAAAGGTGGGGGCGACGGGGCTGCCGACCCGGTCGTCCTGCTGCAGGGACTGGGCTTCGGCCGCTGGATGTGGCGCTGGCAGCGCGAGGCGCTCCGCGACACGCATCAGGTGATCGCGCCGGATACCCGCGGCACCGGCCGTTCGGACGCCGGCCTGCCACCACTGGTGCCGCGGCTGCCCGGTCGACTCCGGACGCCGCTGCTGTCTCGATTCGGCTACTCGGTCGAGGGGTTGGCTGCCGATCTCGAGGCCGTGCTCGAGGACGCGGGGGTGCGCAGCGCCCACATCGTCGGCGCGAGTTTGGGCGGGATGGTCGCCCAGCAGTACGCCGTCGAGTACTCGCGAGCGTCGTCGCTGACGCTGCTGTCTACGAGTCACGGCGGACCGGACGCCGCGCCGATTCCGGAGGAGATCCGCCAGCAGTTGCTCGCGTCGAGCGGCGACGGCGACCGCAAACGGCTTCGCGACTCGATGCGACCGGCCTTCTCCGAGCGGTTCACCAACCGAAACCCGCACCTCATGGACCGGATCGTCGAGTGGCGACGGGAGCAGGACGCCGGCGGTCCGGCCCAGATCGCGCAGGCTGCCGCCGTCTCGAGTTTCGATGTCGCCGATCGACTGGGGTCCATCCGCGTCCCGACGCTGATCCTGCACGGGAACGACGACCGCGTCGTGCCGCCCGCGAACGCGCGGCTCCTCGCCGAGCGGATTCCCGACGCCGAACTCGAGTACGTCGAGGGCGGCTCGCACTGTTTCTTCATCGAACGGGACGACCGCGTAAACGAGTCGCTGCTGGCGTTTCTGGAGGAACAGGGACGGGAAGGCCGGGTAGGGTCGACCCGCAGGTAG
- a CDS encoding uracil-DNA glycosylase translates to MSDGDATADEATDWAFETEFADVLEAVPDEHYDPDQFVPGVGPLSADVMLVGEAPGGQEVTQGEPFVGQAGKQLDRALESIGYDRRDCYITNLVKVRPPENRDPHVDEIEAWWPVLEAEIERVDPTVLVPMGSFATAEILDTDETITDLHGREFEREVPRTSDSSSSAEQSSADSRAAKPRDDGDEPRERDGRLVIPSFHPAAALYDRSKVDAIESDLEAALEKA, encoded by the coding sequence ATGAGCGACGGCGACGCTACCGCCGACGAGGCGACCGACTGGGCGTTCGAAACGGAGTTCGCCGACGTCCTCGAGGCCGTCCCGGACGAACACTACGATCCCGACCAGTTCGTCCCCGGCGTCGGCCCGCTCTCGGCGGACGTCATGCTCGTCGGCGAAGCCCCCGGCGGGCAGGAGGTCACGCAGGGCGAGCCGTTCGTCGGCCAGGCCGGCAAACAGCTCGATCGCGCCCTCGAGTCGATCGGCTACGATCGCCGCGACTGCTACATCACGAACCTGGTCAAGGTCCGGCCGCCGGAGAACCGCGACCCCCACGTCGACGAGATCGAGGCCTGGTGGCCGGTTCTCGAGGCGGAAATCGAGCGCGTCGATCCGACGGTGCTCGTCCCGATGGGAAGTTTCGCGACCGCCGAGATTCTAGATACCGACGAGACGATCACGGATCTGCACGGACGGGAGTTCGAGCGCGAGGTACCACGCACCTCGGACTCCTCGAGTAGCGCGGAACAGAGTTCCGCGGACAGTCGAGCGGCGAAGCCGCGAGACGACGGTGACGAGCCGCGAGAGCGGGACGGGCGGCTCGTCATCCCGTCGTTTCACCCCGCCGCAGCGCTGTACGATCGGAGTAAAGTCGACGCGATCGAGTCGGATCTCGAGGCGGCGCTCGAGAAGGCGTAA
- a CDS encoding DUF7472 family protein encodes MPEREQLIEIAAAVTSVLLMLGAMLFIGTAYGGTNGTLNPDGAQLLVGVIVGFILLMTAVGIGLAYVLNDPEDGLENEDDEVDADPQNTI; translated from the coding sequence ATGCCCGAGCGCGAGCAACTGATCGAAATCGCTGCCGCCGTCACCTCTGTCCTTCTGATGCTCGGTGCCATGCTCTTCATCGGCACCGCGTACGGCGGTACCAACGGGACGCTCAACCCCGACGGCGCCCAACTCCTCGTCGGCGTCATCGTCGGTTTCATTCTCCTGATGACGGCGGTCGGTATCGGTCTCGCCTACGTACTGAACGACCCCGAGGACGGCCTCGAGAACGAGGACGACGAGGTCGACGCCGACCCACAAAACACGATCTGA
- a CDS encoding 60S ribosomal export protein NMD3, translating into MSESRAFCPRCGDPVPERSASDATDPLRPGAEVELCDACYFEDFDFVDAPDRIDVRVCSQCGAVYQGNRWVDIGARDYTDIAIEEVSEALGVHVDVADVAWQVEPEQVDENTIRMHCFFTGVVRGTPVEEEVTVPVKISRQTCQRCGRIAGDYYASTVQIRAEDRTPTSEETDRAEEIAHQVVADMEATGDRNAFVTEIGEVDDGLNIKVSTNKIGKKIANKMVEEFGGTVNDAETLVTEDEDGNEVYRVTFAVRLPPYTPGDIIDLANDDEGPVLVRSAHGNLKGTRVTTGERYEASYEEGNSPEARKLGELEDGVETTVVTVEDENAVQVLDPETYQAKTVSRPTYFDPDAETVPVLKSRAGLHILPDPDPDTGDDGDDEPYDPYSHTDSDPDTDA; encoded by the coding sequence ATGAGTGAATCGCGTGCGTTCTGCCCTCGCTGCGGGGATCCGGTGCCCGAGCGATCGGCGAGCGACGCAACGGACCCGCTTCGACCCGGCGCGGAGGTCGAGCTCTGTGACGCGTGTTACTTCGAGGACTTCGACTTCGTGGACGCGCCGGATCGGATCGACGTTCGCGTCTGTTCGCAGTGCGGTGCGGTCTACCAGGGGAACCGCTGGGTCGACATCGGGGCCCGCGACTACACCGACATCGCCATCGAGGAGGTCAGCGAGGCGCTGGGCGTCCACGTCGACGTCGCCGACGTCGCCTGGCAGGTCGAACCCGAGCAGGTCGACGAGAACACGATCCGAATGCATTGTTTCTTCACCGGCGTGGTCCGCGGGACGCCGGTCGAGGAGGAGGTGACCGTTCCGGTCAAAATTTCGCGCCAGACCTGCCAGCGCTGCGGCCGGATCGCCGGCGACTACTACGCCAGCACCGTCCAGATCCGGGCCGAGGACCGCACCCCGACCAGCGAGGAGACCGACCGCGCCGAGGAGATCGCCCACCAGGTCGTCGCCGACATGGAGGCGACGGGCGACCGCAACGCCTTCGTCACCGAGATCGGCGAGGTCGACGACGGCCTCAACATCAAGGTCTCGACCAACAAGATCGGCAAGAAGATCGCGAACAAGATGGTCGAGGAGTTCGGCGGCACCGTCAACGACGCCGAGACCCTCGTCACCGAAGACGAGGACGGCAACGAGGTCTACCGGGTCACCTTCGCCGTCCGCCTGCCGCCGTACACCCCCGGCGATATCATCGACCTCGCGAACGACGACGAGGGCCCCGTGCTCGTCCGCAGCGCCCACGGCAACCTCAAGGGGACTCGCGTGACCACCGGCGAGCGCTACGAGGCCAGCTACGAGGAGGGGAACTCGCCCGAGGCGCGCAAACTGGGCGAACTCGAGGACGGCGTGGAGACGACGGTCGTCACGGTCGAAGACGAGAACGCGGTGCAGGTGCTCGATCCGGAGACCTACCAGGCGAAGACCGTCTCGCGGCCGACGTACTTCGATCCCGACGCTGAGACGGTCCCCGTTCTGAAGAGCCGGGCGGGACTGCACATCCTCCCGGATCCGGACCCGGATACGGGCGACGACGGCGACGACGAGCCCTACGATCCGTACTCGCACACCGACAGTGATCCCGATACCGATGCCTGA
- a CDS encoding class I SAM-dependent methyltransferase codes for MPEDGHSDGSDGVEESTVDTLERADAPLAAIVEKRRAETAIESLRAEGVYDDDRRVREARGRSEAKPSAVRTGSEATRERDGREDESEPDKVALPVTEPPTETRVLEVVRQLEPDYRTTDLADLLAERGWSESEIEAAPSSWAVIGSVVLVTVPEDCPDETELAEALLELHGEADSVLADEGVANDGQAGTYREPRTRLLAGERDTETIHAEHGTRYGLDPAKVMFSPGNQAERARMGDISGDDEHVFDMFAGIGYFTLPMARAGARVTATEINPTAFRYLLENAVLNEVDDRVEAYMTDCRDIAGEIEADRVVMGYYGSANGTDADGHGTRADEAHDFLEHAFEALVPGGVVHYHEATPENRLWERPLERLSAAAADAGRTVEVLDERRVKSHSAGVVHGVVDARID; via the coding sequence ATGCCTGAGGACGGTCACAGCGACGGATCCGACGGCGTAGAGGAAAGCACCGTCGACACCCTCGAGCGCGCGGACGCGCCGCTGGCCGCAATCGTCGAGAAGCGGCGGGCGGAGACCGCCATCGAGTCGCTGCGCGCGGAGGGCGTCTACGACGACGACCGACGGGTGCGCGAGGCTCGAGGGCGGAGCGAAGCGAAGCCCTCGGCCGTGCGAACGGGGAGCGAAGCGACCCGTGAGCGCGACGGGCGCGAGGACGAATCCGAACCCGACAAGGTCGCACTCCCGGTCACCGAGCCGCCGACCGAGACGCGCGTGCTCGAGGTCGTTCGCCAGCTCGAGCCCGACTACCGCACGACGGATCTCGCGGACCTGCTGGCCGAGCGGGGCTGGAGCGAGAGCGAGATCGAGGCGGCGCCGAGTTCCTGGGCCGTGATCGGCTCGGTCGTGCTGGTGACGGTCCCCGAGGACTGTCCCGACGAGACGGAACTGGCGGAAGCGCTGCTCGAGCTGCACGGCGAGGCCGACAGCGTGCTCGCGGACGAGGGCGTCGCCAACGACGGGCAGGCAGGCACCTACCGCGAACCCCGGACCCGGCTGCTTGCGGGCGAGAGAGACACCGAGACGATTCACGCGGAACACGGCACGCGGTACGGACTCGACCCCGCCAAAGTGATGTTCTCGCCGGGGAATCAGGCCGAGCGCGCCCGGATGGGCGATATCAGCGGCGACGACGAGCACGTCTTCGACATGTTCGCCGGGATCGGCTACTTCACCCTCCCGATGGCTCGAGCAGGCGCGCGGGTGACCGCCACCGAGATCAACCCGACCGCCTTTCGCTACCTGCTCGAGAACGCCGTCCTCAACGAGGTCGACGACCGGGTCGAGGCCTACATGACCGACTGCCGCGACATCGCCGGCGAGATCGAGGCCGACCGCGTCGTCATGGGCTACTACGGCAGCGCGAACGGGACCGACGCGGACGGCCACGGCACCCGGGCCGACGAGGCCCACGACTTCCTCGAGCACGCGTTCGAGGCGCTGGTCCCCGGCGGCGTCGTCCACTACCACGAGGCCACGCCCGAAAATCGGCTGTGGGAACGGCCGCTCGAGCGACTCTCCGCGGCGGCCGCCGACGCGGGGCGGACGGTCGAGGTGCTCGACGAGCGTCGCGTGAAGAGCCACAGCGCGGGCGTCGTCCACGGAGTCGTCGATGCGCGGATCGACTAA
- a CDS encoding DUF7127 family protein, producing the protein METPPELEAAAGRKEGAKITKREYEDEQVVAVDFGPSSGKPTLDVTGTTAIVVVGDDQFEFDIPSDATDVTVNDGILTIRG; encoded by the coding sequence ATGGAAACGCCACCCGAACTGGAAGCCGCGGCGGGACGGAAGGAGGGCGCGAAGATCACCAAGCGCGAGTACGAGGACGAGCAGGTCGTCGCCGTCGATTTCGGACCCAGCAGCGGGAAGCCGACGCTCGACGTGACCGGAACCACGGCGATCGTCGTCGTTGGAGACGACCAGTTCGAGTTCGATATTCCGTCCGACGCGACGGACGTGACGGTTAACGACGGGATTCTGACGATCCGCGGCTGA
- a CDS encoding universal stress protein — MATHVLVPVDDSDPSDAALEFALEDQPDATITALHVVDPADLPGSPTLEAETDEEYDEFRLQQREFSEEIFDDARKVAAEHGASIETDQVVGSVADAVIEYADEHAVDRIVIGSHGRTGASRVLLGSVAETVARRAPVPVTIVR, encoded by the coding sequence ATGGCCACGCACGTCCTCGTTCCGGTCGACGATTCGGATCCGTCCGACGCCGCCCTCGAGTTCGCGCTCGAGGACCAGCCCGACGCGACGATCACGGCGCTGCACGTCGTCGATCCGGCCGACCTACCGGGCTCGCCCACGCTCGAGGCGGAAACCGACGAGGAGTACGACGAGTTCCGACTCCAGCAACGGGAATTTTCGGAGGAGATCTTCGACGACGCACGGAAGGTGGCCGCCGAACACGGCGCGTCGATCGAGACGGATCAGGTCGTCGGCTCCGTCGCCGACGCAGTCATCGAGTACGCCGACGAGCACGCCGTCGATCGAATCGTGATCGGCAGCCACGGCCGGACGGGTGCGAGTAGAGTTCTGTTGGGGAGCGTCGCGGAAACCGTCGCGCGGCGCGCGCCGGTGCCGGTGACGATCGTCCGCTGA
- a CDS encoding helix-turn-helix domain-containing protein — protein MATLVEFTVDGDEFPLGALFASLPDVTIELERIVPTTESLFPYVWIRGASPAEVEAAISASAAETLTVVDDLGSRGVLYRAVWRPDVDGIVDAIVSSNVTLLSATGTANQWTFRLRADDHETVSAFRERCRRKGIHIDVTRLQPLALVDARDEDGLTAAQLEALELAYERGYFDEPRRATLEDLAAEVGITRQSLAGRLRRGHRNLLAGLFGFDRPDERLSAGRH, from the coding sequence ATGGCAACGCTCGTCGAGTTCACCGTCGACGGCGACGAGTTCCCGTTGGGCGCGCTGTTCGCGTCGCTGCCGGACGTTACGATCGAACTCGAGCGGATCGTTCCGACGACGGAGTCGCTGTTTCCCTACGTCTGGATCCGCGGCGCGAGCCCGGCCGAGGTCGAGGCGGCGATCAGCGCCTCGGCGGCGGAGACGCTCACGGTGGTCGACGACCTCGGCTCGCGGGGTGTGCTCTACCGTGCGGTCTGGCGACCCGATGTCGACGGGATCGTCGACGCGATCGTCTCGTCGAACGTCACGCTGCTGTCGGCGACCGGAACGGCGAATCAGTGGACGTTCCGGCTGCGAGCCGACGACCACGAGACAGTCAGCGCGTTTCGGGAACGCTGTCGGCGCAAGGGGATTCACATCGACGTGACCCGGCTCCAGCCGCTGGCGCTGGTCGACGCCCGCGACGAGGATGGACTCACTGCAGCCCAGCTCGAGGCGCTCGAACTCGCGTACGAGCGAGGCTACTTCGACGAGCCGCGGCGGGCGACGCTCGAGGATCTCGCGGCCGAGGTCGGCATCACGCGCCAGTCGCTCGCCGGCCGACTCCGCCGCGGCCACCGGAACCTGTTGGCCGGACTGTTCGGCTTCGACCGCCCCGACGAGCGGCTCTCGGCGGGACGACACTGA
- a CDS encoding ribbon-helix-helix protein, CopG family, producing the protein MPKISVEIPQELLDDLDDHVGDDGKFVNRSDAIRASIRKTLDIMDEIDERHDRLETEE; encoded by the coding sequence ATGCCAAAGATCAGCGTCGAAATTCCCCAAGAACTGCTCGACGATCTGGACGACCACGTCGGCGACGACGGGAAATTCGTTAACCGCAGCGACGCGATCCGCGCCTCGATCCGGAAGACGCTCGATATTATGGACGAGATCGACGAGCGCCACGACCGGCTCGAGACGGAGGAATAG
- a CDS encoding HalOD1 output domain-containing protein, giving the protein MPSVDDSDDALRCVATFDPDAGERASETIVTAVAALVDDDPGALSPLYDAVDPEALDSLVAHARRADDAGTHELRFTYEGFDIGVRTDGRIQIEDANAPAPSSA; this is encoded by the coding sequence ATGCCCTCCGTTGACGATTCCGACGACGCGCTACGGTGCGTTGCGACGTTCGATCCCGACGCCGGCGAACGCGCGAGCGAGACGATCGTGACCGCGGTTGCGGCCCTCGTCGACGACGATCCCGGCGCTCTCTCCCCGCTGTACGACGCCGTCGATCCGGAGGCGCTCGACTCGCTCGTCGCACACGCCCGGCGAGCCGACGACGCCGGGACGCACGAACTCCGATTCACCTACGAGGGGTTCGACATCGGCGTCCGAACGGACGGCCGGATCCAGATCGAAGACGCGAACGCGCCGGCACCCTCGAGCGCCTGA